GCGGGGCGCACGGGGGGCCCCCGGCGACTGGCGCCCTGGCCCGGGCATGAGGCGCGGCGGGGCCGGCAGGAGCCGGAGGAGGAGCCGCCGCCGCTGTTGACTCGGCCGCCGGCCGGGAGCTGGGAGAGATGCGGAGCCCGGCCACCGGCGCCCCCCTCCCaacgccgccaccgccgccgctgctgctgttgctgctgctgctgctgctgccgccgccgccgccagtATTGGGAGACCAATTGGGGCCCTGTCGTTCCTTGGGGTCCAGGGGACTCGGCTCCTCTGGGGCCTGCGCCCCTGTGGGCTGGCTCTGTCCATCCTCAGCGTCGAACCTCTGGCTGTACACCAGCCGCTGCACGGATGCGGGCACTGAGCTGACTGGCCACCTGGTACCCCACCACGATGGCCTGAGGGTTTGGTGTCCAGAATCCGGGGCCCATATTCCCCTACCACCAGCTCCTGAAGGCTGCCCCTGGAGTTGTCGCCTCCTGGGCATTGGAGGCCACCTTTCGCCACAGGGCAAGCTCACACTGCCCCAGGAGCACCCGTGCTTAAAAGCCCCACGGCTCAGATGCCAGTCCTGCAAACTGGCACAGGCCCCTGGGCTCAGGGCAGGGGAAGGGTCACCAGAAGAGTCCATGGGTGGGCGTCGGAAAAGGAATGTAAATACAGCCCCCCAGTTCCAGCCCCCCAGCTACCAGGCCACAGTGCCAGAGAACCAACCAGCAGGCACTCCTGTTGCATCCCTGAGGGCCATCGACCCAGACGAGGGTGAGGCAGGTCGACTTGAGTACACCATGGATGCCCTCTTTGATAGCCGCTCCAACCAGTTCTTCTCCTTGGACCCAATCACTGGTGCAGTAACCACAGCTGAGGAGCTGGATCGTGAGACCAAGAGCACCCACGTCTTCAGGGTCACGGCGCAGGACCACGGCATGCCCCGACGAAGTGCCCTGGCTACACTCACCATCTTGGTTACTGACACCAATGATCATGACCCCGTGTTCGAGCAGCAGGAGTACAAGGAGAGCCTCAGGGAGAACCTGGAGGTTGGCTATGAAGTGCTCACTGTCAGGGCCACGGATGGTGATGCCCCTCCCAATGCCAATATTCTGTACCGCCTGCTGGAGGGGCCTGGGGGCAGCCCCTCCGAAGTCTTTGAGATCGACCCTCGCTCTGGGGTGATCCGAACCCGTGGCCCTGTGGATCGGGAAGAGGTGGAATCCTACCAGTTGACGGTAGAGGCAAGTGACCAGGGTCGGGACCCGGGTCCTCGGAGTACCACAGCcgctgttttcctttctgtggAGGATGACAATGACAATGCCCCCCAGTTTAGTGAGAAGCGCTATGTGGTCCAGGTGAGGGAGGACGTGACTCCGGGGGCCCCAGTACTCCGAGTCACAGCCTCGGATCGAGACAAGGGGAGCAATGCCCTGGTGCACTACAGCATCATGAGTGGCAACGCTCGGGGACAGTTTTATCTGGATGCCCAGACTGGAGCTCTGGATGTGGTCAGCCCTCTTGACTACGAGACCACCAAGGAGTACACCCTACGGGTGCGAGCACAGGATGGTGGCCGTCCCCCACTCTCTAATGTCTCTGGCTTGGTGACAGTGCAGGTCCTGGATATCAACGACAATGCCCCCATCTTCGTCAGCACCCCTTTCCAGGCTACTGTCCTGGAGAGCGTCCCCTTAGGCTACCTGGTTCTCCATGTCCAGGCTATCGACGCTGATGCTGGTGACAATGCCCGCCTGGAATACCGCCTTGCTGGGGTGGGACCTGACTTCCCCTTCACCATCAACAATGGCACAGGCTGGATCTCTGTGGCTGCTGAACTGGACCGGGAGGAAGTTGATTTCTACAGCTTTGGGGTAGAAGCTCGAGACCATGGCACTCCAGCACTCACTGCCTCGGCCAGCGTCAGCGTGACTGTCCTGGATGTCAACGACAATAATCCAACCTTTACCCAACCCGAGTACACAGTGCGGCTCAATGAGGATGCAGCTGTGGGCACTAGCGTGGTGACGGTGTCAGCTGTGGACCGTGATGCTCATAGTGTCATCACCTACCAGATCACCAGTGGCAATACCCGAAACCGCTTCTCCATCACCAGCCAAAGTGGTGGTGGGCTGGTATCCCTTGCCCTGCCACTGGACTACAAACTTGAGCGGCAGTATGTGTTGGCTGTTACCGCCTCCGATGGCACGCGGCAGGACACAGCACAGATTGTGGTGAATGTCACCGATGCCAACACCCATCGTCCTGTCTTTCAGAGCTCCCACTATACAGTGAATGTTAATGAGGACCGGCCGGCAGGCACCACAGTGGTGCTGATTAGTGCCACGGATGAGGACACAGGTGAGAATGCCCGCATCACCTACTTCATGGAGGATAGCATCCCCCAGTTCCGCATCGATGCAGACACAGGGGCCGTCACCACCCAGGCTGAGCTGGACTACGAAGACCAAGTGTCTTATACCCTGGCCATTACTGCTCGGGACAACGGCATTCCCCAGAAGTCCGACACCACCTACCTGGAGATCCTGGTGAACGACGTGAATGACAATGCCCCTCAGTTCCTGCGCGACTCCTACCAGGGCAGTGTCTATGAGGATGTGCCACCCTTCACTAGCGTCCTGCAGATCTCTGCCACTGATCGTGATTCTGGACTT
Above is a window of Theropithecus gelada isolate Dixy unplaced genomic scaffold, Tgel_1.0 HiC_scaffold_233, whole genome shotgun sequence DNA encoding:
- the LOC112617539 gene encoding LOW QUALITY PROTEIN: cadherin EGF LAG seven-pass G-type receptor 2-like (The sequence of the model RefSeq protein was modified relative to this genomic sequence to represent the inferred CDS: deleted 2 bases in 2 codons; substituted 1 base at 1 genomic stop codon); protein product: MRSPATGAPLPTPPPPPLLLLLLLLLLPPPPPVLGDQLGPCRSLGSRGLGSSGACAPVGWLCPSSASNLWLYTSRCTDAGTELTGHLVPHHDGLRVWCPESGAHIPLPPAPEGCPWSCRLLGIGGHLSPQGKLTLPQEHPCLKAPRLRCQSCKLAQAPGLRAGEGSPEESMGGRRKRNVNTAPQFQPPSYQATVPENQPAGTPVASLRAIDPDEGEAGRLEYTMDALFDSRSNQFFSLDPITGAVTTAEELDRETKSTHVFRVTAQDHGMPRRSALATLTILVTDTNDHDPVFEQQEYKESLRENLEVGYEVLTVRATDGDAPPNANILYRLLEGPGGSPSEVFEIDPRSGVIRTRGPVDREEVESYQLTVEASDQGRDPGPRSTTAAVFLSVEDDNDNAPQFSEKRYVVQVREDVTPGAPVLRVTASDRDKGSNALVHYSIMSGNARGQFYLDAQTGALDVVSPLDYETTKEYTLRVRAQDGGRPPLSNVSGLVTVQVLDINDNAPIFVSTPFQATVLESVPLGYLVLHVQAIDADAGDNARLEYRLAGVGPDFPFTINNGTGWISVAAELDREEVDFYSFGVEARDHGTPALTASASVSVTVLDVNDNNPTFTQPEYTVRLNEDAAVGTSVVTVSAVDRDAHSVITYQITSGNTRNRFSITSQSGGGLVSLALPLDYKLERQYVLAVTASDGTRQDTAQIVVNVTDANTHRPVFQSSHYTVNVNEDRPAGTTVVLISATDEDTGENARITYFMEDSIPQFRIDADTGAVTTQAELDYEDQVSYTLAITARDNGIPQKSDTTYLEILVNDVNDNAPQFLRDSYQGSVYEDVPPFTSVLQISATDRDSGLNGRVFYTFQGGDDGDGDFIVESTSGIVRTLRRLDRENVAQYVLRAYAVDKGMPPARTPMEVTVTVLDVNDNPPVFEQDEFDVFVEENSPIGLAVARVTATDPDEGTNAQIMYQIVEGNIPEVFQLDIFSGELTALVDLDYEDRPEYVLVIQATSAPLVSRATVHVRLLDRNDNPPVLGNFEILFNNYVTNRSSSFPGGAIGRVPAHDPDISDSLTYSFERGNELSLVLLNASTGELKLSRALDNNRPLEAIMSVLVSDGVHSVKAQCALRVTIITDEMLTHSITLRLEDMSPERFLSPLLGLFIQAVAATLATPPDHVVVFNVQRDTDAPGGHILNVSLSVGQLPGPGGGPPFLPSQDLQERLYLNRSLLTTIXAQHVLPLEDNICLREPCEKYMRCVSVLRFDSSSLLFGPIHPAGDLSCRCRPPGFTGDYCETEVDLCYSRPCGPHWKGPLIGR